A stretch of the Saccharolobus caldissimus genome encodes the following:
- a CDS encoding SWIM zinc finger family protein: protein MSVEDYRIQIKARKAVKEKRYINIRSSDGIFSIFIYLGKSQDYIVTSNACTCPSYLFNVILKKKHKYCYHIIGLKYALTAEQITRIMLPINEIRDILIDIYAYGKSLKLRKLMSRKENDFE, encoded by the coding sequence GTGAGCGTGGAAGATTATCGTATACAGATAAAAGCGCGGAAGGCTGTAAAAGAAAAAAGATATATAAATATACGTTCTTCTGACGGAATTTTTTCTATTTTTATTTATCTTGGAAAATCTCAAGACTATATAGTAACTTCTAATGCATGTACGTGTCCTTCATACCTTTTTAATGTAATTCTTAAGAAAAAGCATAAATATTGTTATCATATAATAGGTTTAAAATATGCTTTAACTGCTGAGCAAATAACAAGAATTATGCTACCAATTAATGAAATAAGGGATATATTAATTGATATTTACGCTTATGGAAAATCTTTAAAACTAAGAAAGTTAATGAGCAGAAAGGAGAATGACTTTGAATGA
- a CDS encoding transcription elongation factor, translated as MGGRRRKRTKIIRVKPKIPKTFECPRCGKVSISISIKDGIAKISCGNCGLYTEVDVPPVFDEANAYSKFIDLYLEGKLQIKERTEEITEEENETEGESEEVHIR; from the coding sequence TTGGGCGGAAGAAGACGTAAAAGGACAAAGATTATAAGGGTTAAGCCTAAAATACCTAAAACCTTTGAATGTCCTAGATGTGGTAAAGTGTCAATAAGTATAAGCATAAAAGATGGGATAGCTAAGATTTCTTGCGGAAATTGCGGTCTATATACTGAGGTTGATGTTCCTCCAGTCTTTGATGAGGCAAATGCTTACTCTAAATTTATAGATCTTTATTTAGAAGGAAAGCTACAAATAAAAGAGAGAACGGAAGAAATTACTGAAGAAGAAAATGAAACTGAAGGGGAAAGTGAAGAAGTACATATTAGATAA
- a CDS encoding geranylgeranylglyceryl/heptaprenylglyceryl phosphate synthase yields the protein MKLKGKVKKYILDKLADEKRLHFSLLDPYKIKTENELNYIAKNLYEAGTDAFLIGGTLGVSKERLDFVLSSLEEYEIPKIIFPSNINLISEIADALLFLSLLNSDDIYYIIGAHIVAAPIIKMLQLEAIPTGYVIIGYGGTAAHVGRARVIPYDNFELALAYTLAAEYLGMSFVYLEAGSGAPEPVRPEMISFIKKITNIPLIVGGGIKGVDIARRLTEAGADIIVTGNIIENDLERAIKIIRGIKNNW from the coding sequence ATGAAACTGAAGGGGAAAGTGAAGAAGTACATATTAGATAAATTAGCTGATGAGAAAAGATTACATTTTTCATTACTTGATCCATATAAGATAAAAACTGAGAATGAGTTAAATTATATTGCAAAAAATTTGTATGAAGCCGGAACTGATGCGTTCTTAATAGGGGGAACTTTAGGTGTTTCAAAGGAAAGATTAGATTTTGTTCTTTCTTCTCTCGAAGAATATGAGATACCTAAAATAATATTTCCTAGTAATATAAACTTAATATCAGAAATAGCAGATGCATTACTATTTTTATCTCTTTTAAACTCTGATGATATATACTATATTATAGGTGCGCATATAGTAGCAGCCCCTATTATAAAAATGTTACAACTTGAGGCAATACCTACTGGGTATGTGATAATAGGATATGGTGGAACGGCAGCACATGTAGGTAGGGCTAGGGTAATACCATATGATAATTTTGAGTTAGCGTTAGCGTATACATTAGCTGCAGAATATTTAGGGATGAGTTTTGTATATCTTGAGGCAGGATCTGGTGCTCCAGAACCAGTCAGACCTGAAATGATTTCATTTATTAAAAAAATTACAAATATTCCATTAATAGTGGGTGGAGGTATAAAAGGTGTAGATATAGCGAGAAGATTAACGGAAGCTGGTGCTGATATAATAGTAACCGGTAATATAATAGAAAATGACCTCGAAAGGGCAATAAAAATAATAAGGGGAATTAAGAATAATTGGTGA
- a CDS encoding preprotein translocase subunit Sec61beta produces the protein MPASKKKKETVPLVSMAGLIRYYEEEKEKIKVDPKIVVGVSIALTIAVIVATKIF, from the coding sequence ATGCCTGCATCTAAGAAGAAGAAAGAGACTGTTCCATTGGTATCTATGGCAGGGTTAATAAGATATTATGAAGAAGAGAAAGAAAAGATAAAAGTTGACCCTAAAATCGTTGTTGGAGTTAGTATCGCGTTAACAATAGCAGTAATTGTTGCTACAAAAATATTTTAA
- a CDS encoding DUF367 family protein has translation MIEFEQDDPKKCTAKRMIRNGIATSTKKPIGIILNPISKRVLSIDDREIIERKGLTVLDSSWNKSDEKFFRKYESKLSRRLPFLLAGNPINYAKPFKLSSLEAVSASLIIIGEKELGLQLLSLVKWGLTFYKLNENLFELYYKRNEREILEIESQILGEIMGGP, from the coding sequence GTGATTGAATTTGAACAAGATGACCCAAAAAAATGTACAGCTAAAAGGATGATAAGAAACGGTATAGCAACATCGACTAAAAAACCTATAGGAATAATACTAAATCCAATATCTAAAAGAGTTTTATCTATAGATGACAGAGAAATCATAGAAAGAAAAGGTTTAACTGTCTTGGATAGCTCATGGAATAAATCTGATGAAAAATTCTTTAGAAAATATGAGAGTAAACTAAGTCGAAGACTACCATTTTTATTAGCGGGAAATCCTATTAATTATGCTAAACCTTTTAAATTATCTTCCTTAGAAGCAGTATCGGCTAGTTTGATCATCATTGGCGAAAAAGAATTAGGGTTACAATTACTTTCATTAGTAAAATGGGGATTAACATTTTATAAACTTAATGAGAATTTATTTGAATTATATTACAAAAGAAATGAGAGAGAAATACTAGAAATAGAAAGTCAAATCTTGGGAGAAATTATGGGGGGCCCCTAG
- a CDS encoding Lrp/AsnC ligand binding domain-containing protein, whose amino-acid sequence MASAIVLINTDAGGEEEVFEKLKNMNEVVEAYIVYGVYDIVIKVETENMDKLKNFISNSIRKIPKVRSTLTMIIMEGKSVVKK is encoded by the coding sequence ATGGCTAGTGCAATTGTGCTCATAAATACAGATGCAGGAGGAGAAGAGGAAGTATTTGAAAAATTAAAAAATATGAACGAGGTTGTCGAAGCTTATATAGTATATGGCGTTTATGACATAGTTATAAAAGTCGAAACTGAGAATATGGATAAACTAAAGAATTTTATAAGTAATTCTATTAGAAAAATTCCCAAAGTACGATCTACACTAACAATGATAATAATGGAGGGTAAAAGCGTAGTTAAAAAATGA
- a CDS encoding tRNA(Ile)(2)-agmatinylcytidine synthase, with protein sequence MKYLIGIDDHDSYKLGCTTHFSIILLSRLIKYHSIKILDLPYLVRLNPNIPWKTRGNASIRLAVEFNGDKKELADIVFSYSMEYIKNVSFATDFGRKPGVAVIAYEDLQRYEALLNNFYIKAVSDVIPLDYAKRIAEKVNIEIRGDRGIIGSVAALGVHGNYTYELITYRKRENWLRKREIDDNSVREIDDKFFPMTFANYDYIKKKPVILSHGNDPVLYGIRGTSINVLLRALKIIKVNEDIDFFAIFKSNQGTDIHFKRLSEHFYQQIKKIINIDQISIIQGGDVIIKSAEGDTIFVYKETGELNQAAKELKRGDKLEIYGSVKPSIKYKKVIELERFKIIELNDKIYANPICPKCGKSMESIGKGKGFRCKKCRYISNLQEKVIKMIPRTLSLGVYQSRYYRHLTRPLFLEPISENIDEEIQYISILEKLCRELSL encoded by the coding sequence ATGAAATACCTTATAGGAATCGATGATCATGATTCTTATAAATTAGGATGTACCACTCATTTTTCAATAATTTTATTATCAAGGCTAATTAAATATCATAGCATAAAAATATTGGATTTACCTTATTTAGTTAGATTAAACCCAAATATACCTTGGAAAACTAGGGGTAACGCAAGCATAAGATTAGCTGTAGAATTTAATGGTGATAAAAAAGAGTTAGCTGATATCGTTTTCTCATATTCGATGGAATACATAAAAAATGTTTCGTTTGCAACTGATTTTGGAAGAAAACCTGGAGTTGCTGTAATAGCTTATGAAGATTTACAGAGATACGAGGCCCTTTTAAATAATTTTTATATTAAGGCAGTTTCTGATGTAATTCCATTAGATTATGCTAAACGTATTGCTGAAAAAGTCAATATAGAAATTAGGGGTGATAGGGGAATCATTGGTAGTGTTGCTGCCTTAGGTGTACATGGAAATTATACATATGAATTAATTACATATAGAAAAAGGGAGAATTGGTTAAGAAAAAGAGAAATAGACGATAACAGTGTAAGAGAAATAGACGATAAGTTTTTTCCAATGACTTTCGCTAATTATGACTATATTAAAAAGAAACCTGTTATCTTATCTCATGGTAACGATCCAGTATTATATGGAATTAGAGGGACTTCTATAAATGTTTTATTACGAGCATTAAAAATAATTAAAGTTAATGAAGATATAGATTTCTTTGCGATATTCAAATCAAATCAAGGTACTGATATTCATTTTAAACGATTAAGTGAACATTTTTATCAACAAATCAAAAAAATTATAAATATAGATCAAATTTCAATAATACAAGGAGGAGATGTAATCATTAAGAGTGCTGAAGGCGATACAATATTCGTATATAAAGAAACTGGGGAGTTAAACCAAGCAGCGAAGGAGCTGAAAAGAGGAGATAAACTAGAGATTTACGGTTCAGTAAAACCTTCAATAAAATATAAAAAAGTTATTGAACTTGAAAGATTTAAAATCATTGAACTTAATGATAAAATTTATGCAAATCCAATTTGTCCTAAATGTGGAAAATCAATGGAATCCATAGGTAAAGGCAAGGGATTTAGATGTAAAAAATGTCGATATATCTCCAATTTACAAGAAAAAGTGATAAAAATGATACCTAGAACGCTATCTTTAGGCGTTTATCAATCGAGGTATTATAGGCATTTAACCAGACCATTATTTTTAGAGCCAATATCTGAAAATATAGATGAAGAAATTCAATATATCTCAATTTTAGAAAAATTATGTAGAGAGTTATCTTTATAA